The following are encoded together in the Williamwhitmania sp. genome:
- a CDS encoding nucleotidyltransferase family protein has protein sequence MKPILSDRYAVERIGYFGSYSRNEQSEKSDIDILVDFQKPIGWEFFDLQEYLEQELKIKVDLVSIKALKEQLRDTILKQVRYV, from the coding sequence TTGAAACCCATACTTTCAGACAGGTATGCTGTTGAAAGGATTGGATACTTTGGCTCATACTCAAGGAACGAACAATCGGAGAAGTCGGATATTGATATACTTGTGGATTTTCAGAAACCGATTGGTTGGGAATTTTTTGACTTACAAGAATACCTGGAGCAAGAATTGAAAATAAAAGTTGACCTCGTTTCCATAAAAGCGCTAAAGGAGCAGCTGAGGGATACCATACTGAAACAAGTTCGGTACGTATGA